One Methylophilus sp. TWE2 DNA segment encodes these proteins:
- a CDS encoding aspartate aminotransferase family protein produces the protein MHSEHLMNTYGRQPVTFVKGEGVWLTDTAGDRYLDALSGVAVNGLGHAHPKFVAALNAQIARLIHVSNIYQIAEQAALADKLAELSGMDRVFFCNSGCEANEAAIKLARLYGHNKGIDHPEIIVMDQSFHGRTMATLSATGNRKVQAGFEPLVSGFLRVPFDDLEAVKTIASHKNNVVAILVEPVQGEGGIHIPASLKGYIQGLREICDANGWLLMLDEVQSGIARTGTWFAFQHTGILPDVMTLAKGLGSGVPIGACVARGVAAETFTPGKHGSTFGGNPLATAAGLATLDIIAEEKLRENAQTVGDYIRQQFTESLKSATGVVNIRNAGMMIGIELDKPCADLVKQALAAKLLINVTSEKVIRLLPPLVMSKQEADELVSRLTPLILNFLKASA, from the coding sequence ATGCATTCGGAACACTTAATGAACACCTATGGCAGGCAGCCGGTGACTTTTGTCAAAGGTGAGGGTGTCTGGTTGACGGACACTGCCGGTGATCGCTATCTGGATGCGCTGTCTGGCGTGGCCGTGAATGGCTTGGGTCATGCTCATCCCAAGTTTGTGGCTGCATTGAATGCGCAAATTGCCAGGTTGATTCATGTGTCAAATATCTACCAAATTGCAGAGCAGGCAGCACTGGCTGACAAGCTGGCTGAGCTGTCAGGCATGGACCGCGTGTTTTTCTGTAACTCCGGTTGTGAGGCCAATGAAGCTGCGATCAAACTGGCGCGGTTATATGGCCACAATAAAGGCATTGATCATCCTGAAATCATTGTCATGGATCAAAGTTTTCATGGCCGGACCATGGCGACCTTGTCTGCCACGGGCAACCGCAAGGTGCAGGCGGGCTTTGAGCCTCTGGTGAGCGGTTTCCTGCGAGTGCCATTTGATGACCTTGAAGCGGTGAAAACCATCGCCTCACACAAAAACAACGTAGTGGCTATCCTGGTAGAGCCGGTGCAAGGTGAGGGGGGTATCCATATTCCTGCCAGCCTCAAAGGCTACATACAAGGACTGCGTGAAATCTGCGATGCCAACGGCTGGTTGCTGATGCTGGACGAAGTGCAGTCTGGCATTGCCAGAACCGGTACCTGGTTTGCTTTCCAGCATACCGGTATTTTGCCGGATGTGATGACGCTGGCGAAAGGCCTGGGTTCAGGTGTACCGATTGGCGCCTGTGTCGCCCGTGGCGTGGCGGCTGAAACATTTACGCCTGGCAAGCATGGCTCAACCTTTGGCGGTAACCCGTTGGCGACCGCTGCCGGGTTGGCGACGCTGGACATTATTGCCGAAGAAAAGCTGCGCGAAAATGCACAAACGGTCGGCGATTACATCCGCCAGCAGTTTACCGAGTCACTGAAAAGCGCAACGGGCGTCGTCAATATCCGCAATGCGGGCATGATGATAGGCATTGAACTGGACAAACCCTGTGCTGACCTGGTCAAGCAGGCGCTGGCTGCGAAGCTGCTGATTAACGTGACTTCTGAGAAAGTGATCCGTCTATTGCCTCCGCTTGTCATGAGTAAACAGGAGGCCGATGAGCTGGTCAGCAGATTGACGCCACTGATATTGAATTTTTTAAAGGCAAGCGCTTGA